The sequence CTGAACAAGCAGGGGCCGCTGGTTTCTCAGGAATTACCCGCCATGCGCCAGCATCCGACCATCGCGCGCACCATCCTGGGCAAGGTGGAGTCCCTCTCGGACGTTCTGCCCATCGTCTACCACCACCACGAGCGGGTGGATGGAAACGGATACCCCGACGGTCTCTCCGGAGAGGAGATCCCCTTCCTGGCCCGGCTGGTAAGCGTGGTGGACGGGTTCGAGGCCATGACCTCCGACCGCGCCTACCACAAGGCCAGAAGCGTGGACGACGCCCGCACCATCCTGCGCAAGGGCGCGGGCAGCCAGTGGGATGCGGAGCTTGTCAACGCCTGGCTCCAGCTGCTGGACGCGCCCGGCGAGAACTGAGCCTCTCAGGTCGCCGTGTGGAATCGGCGCGGCGCTGCCTCGACAGCCATTTAGACCGTACGTGCGACTCGGGCTCCGGGCCGCAGCGACGCCGGTCAGGACCCCGCAAGCAACGAAAAGCCCCCGGCTCTCACCGGGGGCTTGCTGTTTTCAACTCATTCTCGATGAAGACGCGGCTCAGCCCTCGACCTTCTCGAAGAATTCCTTCTCCGCCCCGCACTTGGGGCAGACCCAGTCCGCCGGGACATCCTCCCAGGCGGTGCCGGGATTCACGCCATGCGGCACGTCGCCCTCTTCAGGGTCGTACACGTAGCCGCAGGGGCATTCCCACTTGTCCATGATGGCCTCCTCACGGTATTCGGGCGATTCCATAGACGGGCCGGGACACGATCCAGCCGTGCATCATCACGATTCGCTGGCGCACGTCACAGGCCTTGCCACAAAGATCAAGAGAGCATCAATTGAAAAACATGCACACGTTTTTCAAAGGCAGCCCGCTAGCCGACCGTGAAGAACGCCTTGGCGGCGGCCTTGCAGACCGGGCAGCTCTCGGGGGCGTGGTCTTCGCAGGTGTAGCCGCACACGGAACAGATGTAGTACTCGGTATCCTTGAGGCCTGCGGGGTCGGCCAGGGCCTTCTTGTACAGCTCGGCGTGGATCTTCTCCACCTCGTTGGCGAAACGGAAGGTGCGCTCGGCCTGCTTGTTGCCCTCGGCGATGGCCTCTTCGATCATCTTGGGGTACATGCTCTCGAACTCGTGGGTCTCGCCCTCGATTGCGGCCTTCAGGTTCTCGGCGGTCCCGGCCACGCCCTTGAGAACGTGCAGGTGGGTGTGGGCGTGCACGGTTTCGGCCTCCGCAGTGGCGCGGAACAGCTTGGCCACCTGCTTCAGGCCTTCCTTGTCGGCCTGCTTGGCGAAAGCCAGGTACTTGCGGTTGGCCTGGGATTCACCGGCAAAAGCTTCCTTCAGATTCGCTTCGGACTTCGACATGATGCCTCCAATTAATAAGATGGATTTTTAATTAGTAATAATTCTGACAAGAAGTATAAGCCAAATTGACCGTTCTGGTCAAGTGCCCTGAAACATTTCGATTGCCTGACGAACTTCCTACTGCGTGCCCAGGCACTCCTGACACACGCCGCGAACCACAACGCGCCGATCATCCACGCGCCCAAGGGCCTCGGAATCGTCTGGCAGAACCAACTGGTCGAACTCGCTCCACATGAAGTCATAGATGGACTTGCAGCGAGAACAGACGAAGTGGTGGTGCGGACTCGTGTCAGCATCGAAGCGCCCCTGGTCCCCGGTGACCGGGACACGCATGATGATGCCCAGGTCGTCGAAGGTGGACAGGGTGCGGTAGACGGTGTCCAGCGAGATGGTGGGCAGCCTGCGCCGCACCCGCCCGAACACCATTTCCGCGCTGGGATGGTCCTTTGCGCCAACAAGTTCCCGCAGGATTTCAAGGCGTTGATGCGTAAGCCGCAACCCCTTGTCCTGTGAGATGACCTTGAACTTCTCCAGGGCGGAGTCGAAATCCATGGCCATTGCATGTGTCTGCAACATGGGAACATCTCCTTGAAACGGATAGTTTTCTGATAGCCTACTTGTTGTCGAAGTCAAGGGTTATTGAGAAAAATTCACAACAAGGAAAGCTCCTCCTTAACGGTCGGGTTTGATTTCAGGGGCCACTTGCGCTACCCCACGCCTACCGAACCCAAGGAGCGAACATGAACGTCCTGCTGGTTGGCTCGGGCGGGCGCGAACACGCCCTGGCCTGGAAGCTCTCCCAAAGCCCCCTCGTCGATACGCTTTTCGCCGCGCCCGGAAACGGCGGCACGGCCCTTACCGCAACCAACGTCCCCCTGGCCGACACCGACGTGGCCGGACTGGTGGACTTCGCCAAGGCCAACGCCATAGGCCTCGTGGTGGCCGGTCCCGAAGCCCCCCTGGTGGCCGGTCTGGCCGATGCGCTGGCCCAGGCCAACATCCCCTGCTTCGGCCCCGACGGCTACGCCGCGCAACTGGAAGGGTCCAAGGCCTTCGCCAAGGACATCATGCGCGCCTCCGGCGTGCCCACCGCCGACTATCAAGTCTTCACCGACTACGACGCCGCCAAGGCCTTCATCACGGCCCACGCGCTGCCCATGGTGGTCAAGGCCGACGGCCTGGCCGCCGGAAAGGGCGTGGTGGTGGCCAAGACCCACGCCGAGGCCCTGGAAGCGCTTCACGACATGATGATCGCGCGCAGCTTCGGCGCCGCCGGAGACACCGTGGTGGTGGAAGACTGCATCGTCGGCGAGGAGGCCTCCTTCCTGGCTTTCTGCGACGGCGAGACCGTGGTCCCCATGCCCTCCTGCCAGGACCACAAGGCCGTGGGCGAAGGCGACACCGGCCCCAACACCGGCGGCATGGGCGCGTACTGCCCCGCCCCGGTCCTGCCCGACACCGAGTGGGAGCGCATGGCCGCCCTGGTCATCACCCCCATCGTGCGCACCCTGGCCGCCAAAGGCCACCCCTTCAAGGGCATCCTGTACGCGGGCCTGATGATGACCGCCGACGGTCCCATGGTCCTGGAATACAACGTGCGCTTCGGAGACCCCGAGTGCCAGCCGCTGCTCATGCGCCTGGAGTCCGACATCGTGCCCATCATGCTGGCCTGCGCCTCGGGCACGCTGACCCCGTCCCTGGTGTCCTGGAGCCCCAAGACCGCCCTGTGCGTGGTGCTGGCCGCCGGCGGGTATCCCGGCAGCTACCCCAAGGGCATGGTCATCTCCGGCATCGAGGAAGCTGAAAAGACCCCCGGAGCGAAGGTGTTCGTGGCCGGAGCCAAGCTCGAAGCGGGCAAGCTCCTGACCACGGGCGGGCGCGTGCTCGGCGTCACCGCCCTGGGCGACGACCTGGCCTCGGCCCAGGCCAACGCCTACACCGCCGTTTCGTCCGTCCACTTCGACACGTGCCACTTCCGCCGCGACATCGGCGACAAGGGCATCAGGAGGAGCGCGAAATGACCCAGGTCGCCATCTTCATCGGCTCTATCTCCGACCGCGACATCATGCAGCCCTGCTCCGACGTACTGACCGAGCTTGGCATCCCGCACCTGTACACGGTCACCAGCGCGCACCGCACCCCGGACCGCACGGAAAAGCTCATCCGCGACCTGGAGGCCGACGGCTGCCA comes from Fundidesulfovibrio putealis DSM 16056 and encodes:
- a CDS encoding Fur family transcriptional regulator, giving the protein MLQTHAMAMDFDSALEKFKVISQDKGLRLTHQRLEILRELVGAKDHPSAEMVFGRVRRRLPTISLDTVYRTLSTFDDLGIIMRVPVTGDQGRFDADTSPHHHFVCSRCKSIYDFMWSEFDQLVLPDDSEALGRVDDRRVVVRGVCQECLGTQ
- a CDS encoding rubrerythrin family protein; the protein is MSKSEANLKEAFAGESQANRKYLAFAKQADKEGLKQVAKLFRATAEAETVHAHTHLHVLKGVAGTAENLKAAIEGETHEFESMYPKMIEEAIAEGNKQAERTFRFANEVEKIHAELYKKALADPAGLKDTEYYICSVCGYTCEDHAPESCPVCKAAAKAFFTVG
- a CDS encoding rubredoxin, which encodes MDKWECPCGYVYDPEEGDVPHGVNPGTAWEDVPADWVCPKCGAEKEFFEKVEG
- the purD gene encoding phosphoribosylamine--glycine ligase yields the protein MNVLLVGSGGREHALAWKLSQSPLVDTLFAAPGNGGTALTATNVPLADTDVAGLVDFAKANAIGLVVAGPEAPLVAGLADALAQANIPCFGPDGYAAQLEGSKAFAKDIMRASGVPTADYQVFTDYDAAKAFITAHALPMVVKADGLAAGKGVVVAKTHAEALEALHDMMIARSFGAAGDTVVVEDCIVGEEASFLAFCDGETVVPMPSCQDHKAVGEGDTGPNTGGMGAYCPAPVLPDTEWERMAALVITPIVRTLAAKGHPFKGILYAGLMMTADGPMVLEYNVRFGDPECQPLLMRLESDIVPIMLACASGTLTPSLVSWSPKTALCVVLAAGGYPGSYPKGMVISGIEEAEKTPGAKVFVAGAKLEAGKLLTTGGRVLGVTALGDDLASAQANAYTAVSSVHFDTCHFRRDIGDKGIRRSAK